The genomic interval CATAGAATGCCAGTTTTTCTGGTACAGCTTCCCAGGCTTGCGAAAGGGTTTTGCCCTCGGATAACCCGGTTTGTACTCGGCGATCGATCTCATGTTGGAAATAGCTGTCATCCCATTGATAGCGTGTTGGTCCCCAGAGTTCGATCGGAGTTGTTGCGGTGCCGTACCACATGGTGCCAGATGCGATAAATGCGGCGAAAAAGAAGGTCGCCAGACCACTGGCCAAAACCGTTTCCAGATTTCCCATTGCCAGTCCGCGATAAAGGTTCTCAGAGGGGCGAACCGAGATATGGAATAGTCCCCCAATGATACCCACCAGTCCAGCGGCAATGTGGTGCGCCACAACCCCTCCCGGATTATGGGGATTAAATCCTTCCGGTCCCCAGACAGGGGCAACTCCCTGGACATGTCCGGTTAGACCGTAGGGGTCAGATACCCACATTCCTGGGCCAAAAATGCCTGTGAGATGGAACGCACCAAACCCAAAGCAAACCAGACCTGCAAGCAGCAGGTGAATGCCAAAAACCTTAGGCAAATCGATGACGGGTTGATTGGTTTTAGCGTCATAAAACGTGGCGAGATCCCAGTAAAACCAATGCCAGACTGCTGCCAGAAATTCCAGCCCAGAAAACAGGATATGGGCGATCGCCACCGTTTCAAAGGTCCAGAAGCCAGGGTCAGCAAGTGTATCACCGGTAATGCTCCAACCTTGCCAGGAGTTGGTTACCCCCAGCCGAGCCACAAACGGCATCAGAAAGCATCCCTGCCGCCATATTGGATTTAGTACCGGATCGCTTGGGTCATACAACGCCAGTTCATACAGCAACATTGAACCAGCAAAGCCTGCACACAGAGCATTATGCATCAGATGCACAGATATTAATCGTCCTGGGTCGTTCAGGACACTAACGTGGACACGATACCAGGGGAGTCCCATCGAGTTATCTCCTTTCTAACTTTGAATTTTGAATTTTGAATTCTGAATTGGAGCTGAGGACTGAAGACTGAGTGCTGCCCTCTGCCTTTCCTGCCTACCACCTACTACAGCTTGATAATCGTTACAGTGAATAGCGGCTTTTGAGGACACTATCATGGGCTGAACAGCACATTTGAGGTGGTAATTATGGGCAAAAAATCGACATCTTGTACAGGGGATAGGGTTCTTCTGAGTAACGGGGTTGTTTTTATTTCTGCTGCATAACCAGGTACTCCAGGCAATCAGCAACAGCAGTAACCAGGTAATGACAAAGCAAATGAAAATGAGAAAGGATTGCATCAGGTTAATCCGTCATTTGTAGTTTGTCATTTGTGGTTTGACATTTGTTGAGGTCGATCACTAATCACTACCGATCGATTACCAACACCCATCACCAGCAAACAATAACTAATGACCAAGAACCATTCTTTTCGTAATAAAGATGAATGATGAATGGGGAGCGCACTCATCATTCATCAGCGACCACTGTCAACTAGTGAGTGCAAAATGGTAAAGGCAAGGGTGCATTCAGATCCATCAGAGTTTGGTGTTACGAACCTTCTTTCTACCTTTGCCTTCTGCCATTTGTTTTCGTGCCCTAGTCAAGTTCTTTCATTGACAGTACAGGTTCATTTGCCCGATCGATCCCACGCACAAATCCAGCGGCGGCGGCGCGGGCACGTCCGGCATGCCACCAGTGCCCTACCAGAAACAGAAACGCCAGGATAAAGTGGGCAGATGCCAACCAGGTGCGAGGACCCACGAAATTAAAGGAGTTAATTTCGGTTGCCAAGCCGCCAACAGAGTCTAAGGGAACCGATGGGAGCATGGGTCATGTACTCGGAGGCGCGGCGAATCTGCCAGGGTTGGATGTCGTTACGAAGTTTGTCGAGGTCAAGACCGTTGGTTCCACGCAGGGGTTCTAGCCAGGGCGCACGGGTAGACCAGAAGCGCATGGTTTCACCCCCAAAGATGATCTCTCCCGTGGGCGATCGTTGCAAATATTTGCCTAAGCCCGTTGGTCCCTGGGCTGAAACCACCATTTGCCCCCAGGTTTTGATCCCGGACGAGGAATACTAATGCCTGTGCCTGGGAAGATTCCATCACGGTAGGACCGTAAAACTCGCTGGGATAGGCAGTGTTGTTGAACCAGATAAATGCTGTTGCAATAAATGCTTGACCCGCAATGTTACCCAGACTCTGGGCAAGGTAGGTTTCTCCTGTCCAGGTGTAGACTCCATCTAACCACTTCCAGGGTTTAGTGAGAATGTGCCAGATACCCCCTGCGAGCAACATTCCACCGACCCAGATGTGACCACCGATGATATCTTCCATATTGTTTACCCCAACGATCCAGCCCTCTTGACCGTAGGGAGTCCGGATCAGGTAGCCAAAAATGGTGAAGGGGTTCAGGGTGGGATGGGTAATCAGACGCACATCCCCACCGCCCGGAGACCAGGTGTCATAGACACCTCCCCAAAACATCGCTTTACAAACCAGAAGCCACGCCCCAATCCCCAGGAAAATCAAGTTGGTTCCCAGAATGGTCGTCATTTTGTCCTGATCGGCGTAATCAAAATCGTAGAAGCCAGCCAGCCTTTCTGGACCACGCAGAGAGTGATACAGCCCTCCAAAGCCCAATACCGCAGAACCAATCAGGTGCAGAACTGCGATCGCAAAAAATGGGAAGGTATTAACAATTTCACCGCCCTGACCGACCCCAAACCCCAATGTCGCAACGTGGGGCATCAAAATGCAACCCTGTTCGTACATGGGGCGATCGAGATCAAAATGCGCTAATTCATACATAAGCATGCCACCCGCCCAGAGCGCCATTAATCCAGCATGGGCAAGATGCGCACCCAGAAACCGACCAGACTTGTTGATAAACCGAGCATTTCCCGCCCACCAGGCGTAGCCTGTAGTCGCTTCATCACGACCTTCACTGGCAGTGGTAATATCAGCGCCTTTAGCCGTTTTCCGCGTTGTAACCGTTTCGCGATCGAAGATTGTCATAGCTAGTTATGAGA from Kovacikia minuta CCNUW1 carries:
- a CDS encoding chlorophyll a/b binding light-harvesting protein, whose protein sequence is MTIFDRETVTTRKTAKGADITTASEGRDEATTGYAWWAGNARFINKSGRFLGAHLAHAGLMALWAGGMLMYELAHFDLDRPMYEQGCILMPHVATLGFGVGQGGEIVNTFPFFAIAVLHLIGSAVLGFGGLYHSLRGPERLAGFYDFDYADQDKMTTILGTNLIFLGIGAWLLVCKAMFWGGVYDTWSPGGGDVRLITHPTLNPFTIFGYLIRTPYGQEGWIVGVNNMEDIIGGHIWVGGMLLAGGIWHILTKPWKWLDGVYTWTGETYLAQSLGNIAGQAFIATAFIWFNNTAYPSEFYGPTVMESSQAQALVFLVRDQNLGANGGFSPGTNGLRQIFATIAHGRDHLWG
- the psbB gene encoding photosystem II chlorophyll-binding protein CP47 — translated: MGLPWYRVHVSVLNDPGRLISVHLMHNALCAGFAGSMLLYELALYDPSDPVLNPIWRQGCFLMPFVARLGVTNSWQGWSITGDTLADPGFWTFETVAIAHILFSGLEFLAAVWHWFYWDLATFYDAKTNQPVIDLPKVFGIHLLLAGLVCFGFGAFHLTGIFGPGMWVSDPYGLTGHVQGVAPVWGPEGFNPHNPGGVVAHHIAAGLVGIIGGLFHISVRPSENLYRGLAMGNLETVLASGLATFFFAAFIASGTMWYGTATTPIELWGPTRYQWDDSYFQHEIDRRVQTGLSEGKTLSQAWEAVPEKLAFYDYVGNSPAKGGLFRVGRMVDGDGVAQGWLGHPVFKDREGRELTVRRMPNFFENFPVVMLDKEGIVRADIPFFRAEAKYSIEQTGVTVSFYGGALDGQTFSDPRTVKKYARQAQLGEPFEFNREIHNSDGVFRTSNRGFFAFFHCCFALVWFFGHLWHGSRTLFRDIFAGVDPELDVEQVEWGIFQKVGDKTSRKPLTRLNPVLQTAGGTQPIQDALPPALEALQAAEATQES